AGGTAATGAATATTTTGCCCACCCGCACGAAAGCCTTGGTCACACATAATTTCAATATTAAGATCAATATTAGTGTCTATGCCACGAATGGCAAACTCTTGCAGGGCAATATGCATACGTGAAATCGCAATATCTCTATCCGCTCCATAACAAATGAGTTTACCAATCATCGAGTCATAGTGAGGAGGAACCGTATATTCGGTATAAATGTGAGTGTCTAAACGCACACCCGGGCCACCGGGGAGGTGTAAACGTGTAATTTTTCCCGGTGAAGGCATAAAGTTTTTGGATGGGTTCTCAGCATTAATCCGACACTCAATCGCATGACCAGTAATAAGCACGTCTTCTTGTTTAATACTTAAGGGCATGCCCATTGCTATTTCAATCTGTGCTTTAACTAGGTCGATACCGGTGACTTGTTCAGTTACCGTGTGCTCAACCTGTAAACGGGTATTCATTTCAATGAAATAAAACTCACCGTTTTCATACAGGAACTCGAACGTACCTGCACCGCGATAATTAATATCAATACAAGCTTTAGCGCAAATGCCACCAATATAATCACGTTGTTGTTGAGTAATACCCGGCGCCGGTGCTTCTTCGACTACTTTTTGATGGCGTCGCTGCATAGAGCAGTCACGCTCACCCAAGTGAATTGCCTTGCCCTGACCGTCAGCGAGAACCTGAACTTCAATATGCCTTGGGTTCTCAAGGAATTTTTCCATATAGACTTCAGGATTATTAAACGCTGCACCAGCTTCTTGTTTAGTCAATTGAATCGACTTCATTAGACTGCCTTCGGTATGTACTACCCGCATGCCACGTCCGCCTCCGCCACCGGATGCTTTAATAATAACGGGGTAACCGATTTGACGCGCAATTTTTAGGTTAGTTTCTGCGTCATCGCCAAGCGGGCCGCCCGAACCTGGAACCGTAGGCACGCCAGCGGCTTTCATTGCGCGAATGGCCGATACCTTATCCCCCATCATGCGAATAGTATCGCCTTTGGGGCCAATAAAAATAAAACCGCTTTCTTCGACACGATCAGCAAAGTTAGCGTTTTCAGATAAAAAACCATAACCCGGATGAATAGCCTCAGCATCGGTTAACTCAGCGGCAGAAATAATAGCCGGTATATTTAAATAACTTTGGCTGGATGGTGCAGGCCCAATACAAACCGTTTCATCAGCCATTAGCACGTGTTTAAGATTCGCATCAGCGGTGGAGTGGACCGCCACGGTTTTGATACCCAAGGCTTTGCAGGCTCTTAAAATTCGCAACCCAATTTCACCGCGGTTAGCAATCAGTAGTTTTTCCATAAAAATTCCTGTTGATTATTCGATGATAAATAGAGTTTGGCCGTATTCAACTGGGTCGGCATTTGAAACAAGGATTTGTTTGATAGTACCCGATACTTCAGCTTCAATCGGATTCATAATTTTCATGGCTTCAATAATGCATAGGGTGTCGCCGACATTGATTTTTTGACCCACTTGCGCAAAGGCAGGTGCATCAGGTGAAGGTGCGGCGTAAAAGGTGCCAACCATGGGTGAAGTAATCGCTTCACCGCTTATTATCGGAGTTGCTGGTGCAGCGGTTTCTGGGATTGGGACTGAAGAAGTGGGTGGGCTTTGCATCTGTTGTGCTTGGTAGGTTTGTTGCATCGCAGGCGCGTGCATAATAATCGGTTCTTTGTTTCGCGTGATGCGAACGGTATGTTCGCCTTCTTTAATCTCAATTTCAGCAATATCTGACTCTTCTACTATTTCAATTAGTTTACGAATTGAACGAATATCCATGTTTATTTCCTCTAATTTTATAAGGGTCTGCAACGAATCACAGGGTGTTATTCAAGGTGTTTAATAGCGGCTTCCAGGGCAAAACGATAGCCATCTGAACCCAGTCCAGTAATGACACCCACAGCCAAATCTGAAAAATAGGAGTGATGACGAAAGGCTTCACGTTTGTGAACGTTGGATAAATGAACTTCAATAAAAGGAATATTGACTGCGCCCAGCGCATCGCGAATAGCCACACTGGTATGGGTAAACGCAGCGGGATTGATAATAATAAACTCAGTACCATCATCCATCGCTTGATGAATGCGTTTAATGATTTCATGCTCGGCATTACTTTGGAAATGCCATAGCCGAACAGCAAAATCATCGGCTATTGTTTCCAGCTCATCTACAATATCAGCAAGGGTTTGGCGACCATAAATTAACGGTTCGCGTCGCCCAAGCATATTCAAGTTAGGTCCATTTAAAACCAAAATGCTTGCCATATTAGTCATCCAAAAAATGATGCTGAAATTATACTTGAAAACCAAGGTTAAAACTATCTTGTGCAAAAATAATGCATTGCAAGGTGGTTGAAATGCATTGAAATCAAGTTAAATGTTGAGAAATTTGCATTTTATTTAGGTTTAGCCTGTTTAGCCTTTTCAACCAAAAGGCCATTTCGAGTTTTCATCCGCTTCAAGTTGGATGCGGTCGAGTACGGGGGCATCAAGGGTAAGTGTAAACGTCATTAATTCATCGCGACGGAATACATGGCATAGCCATTGATCACCTGACTGGGCACGACTAAGCAGGGTGTCAAGTTGTGATGTACGGATGGTTTTAATCCCATTAATCGCAATAATTTCATCGTTGGCACTCAGGCCTGCTTGATGAGCGGGTTGTTGCTGCCAAACATGGGTTATTTTTAGCGTTTGGTGTTCAGTGTCAAGCAGATTGGCGCCTATAGTGAGATAAGCCTGATCTTGAGTAGAGCGACCACCTAGATCATTCGCACTGGTTGCGGGGCGCTGTTCAAATGAAATACCCCATTCAGCAAACCAGTCATCAAAAGGTAAATCCTCGGTTCCACGCAAATAACGATCAAAATAGCTACCTAAATCTTTGCCAGCAAGACGAGAGGCAATCGTTTCGATTTCACCTTCTTTTAAGCCTAGCCTCACTAAGCCGTAGTGTTGCCACAAATAAAGAAGGAGGTCATCCAGTGTTTTTTGGTTTTGCGTAGCTTTGCGAATTTCAAAGTCTAATCCGAGGGCGATCAAAGCCCCTTTGGTGTAGTAGCTAATAATCGCATTCGGTGCGTTTTCGTCTTGTTGATAA
The nucleotide sequence above comes from Thiomicrospira sp. R3. Encoded proteins:
- the accB gene encoding acetyl-CoA carboxylase biotin carboxyl carrier protein; translation: MDIRSIRKLIEIVEESDIAEIEIKEGEHTVRITRNKEPIIMHAPAMQQTYQAQQMQSPPTSSVPIPETAAPATPIISGEAITSPMVGTFYAAPSPDAPAFAQVGQKINVGDTLCIIEAMKIMNPIEAEVSGTIKQILVSNADPVEYGQTLFIIE
- the aroQ gene encoding type II 3-dehydroquinate dehydratase is translated as MASILVLNGPNLNMLGRREPLIYGRQTLADIVDELETIADDFAVRLWHFQSNAEHEIIKRIHQAMDDGTEFIIINPAAFTHTSVAIRDALGAVNIPFIEVHLSNVHKREAFRHHSYFSDLAVGVITGLGSDGYRFALEAAIKHLE
- the accC gene encoding acetyl-CoA carboxylase biotin carboxylase subunit → MEKLLIANRGEIGLRILRACKALGIKTVAVHSTADANLKHVLMADETVCIGPAPSSQSYLNIPAIISAAELTDAEAIHPGYGFLSENANFADRVEESGFIFIGPKGDTIRMMGDKVSAIRAMKAAGVPTVPGSGGPLGDDAETNLKIARQIGYPVIIKASGGGGGRGMRVVHTEGSLMKSIQLTKQEAGAAFNNPEVYMEKFLENPRHIEVQVLADGQGKAIHLGERDCSMQRRHQKVVEEAPAPGITQQQRDYIGGICAKACIDINYRGAGTFEFLYENGEFYFIEMNTRLQVEHTVTEQVTGIDLVKAQIEIAMGMPLSIKQEDVLITGHAIECRINAENPSKNFMPSPGKITRLHLPGGPGVRLDTHIYTEYTVPPHYDSMIGKLICYGADRDIAISRMHIALQEFAIRGIDTNIDLNIEIMCDQGFRAGGQNIHYLEHRLEHLI